A genomic stretch from Argentina anserina unplaced genomic scaffold, drPotAnse1.1, whole genome shotgun sequence includes:
- the LOC126804765 gene encoding uncharacterized protein LOC126804765 — MKNSPVNNNMSVQKEDIPEEQHPQQQQKQPQQPQQQDQRVFFQLTGHKECFKTGTRANTILKKATGNEESCLRELMDDSLSKFVPRLIGTVDVNGQRYLEMEDLLFNFENASVMDVKMGSRTYREEELNIAAREEKLRRDMYEKMIEIDKSEPTDQERQLKAITKPRYMVWRETISSTSSLGFRIEGMRFEDGSIDKGFKTMKNEQQIEQAIARYARLDRIKLKYLKRLHDLREALMKSKFFSTHEVIGSSLLFIHNDTDANIWLIDFAKTDTLPANTMVTHRKKWELGNHEDGYLVGIENLIRIFEQLISRTNDLRATESAATLEGQQQQQQQQQQQPPPPISQGRRPIKPQMSRLTCLAYGR; from the coding sequence ATGAAGAATTCACCAGTGAACAACAATATGTCCGTCCAGAAAGAGGATATACCAGAGGAACAAcatcctcaacaacaacagaaACAGCCACAACAACCACAGCAGCAAGACCAGAGAGTCTTCTTTCAGCTAACCGGTCACAAGGAATGCTTTAAGACCGGCACAAGAGCGAACACTATATTGAAAAAGGCGACAGGCAATGAAGAGAGCTGCCTGCGGGAGCTCATGGACGATAGTCTATCAAAGTTTGTGCCCAGATTAATCGGAACGGTGGACGTCAACGGCCAACGATACCTTGAGATGGAGGATTTGCTGTTCAATTTTGAGAATGCGTCCGTGATGGATGTCAAAATGGGATCCAGGACGTACAGGGAGGAGGAGTTGAATATTGCGGCCAGGGAGGAGAAGCTGCGCCGCGACATGTACGAGAAGATGATTGAAATTGACAAAAGCGAGCCCACCGACCAGGAGAGGCAATTGAAAGCAATCACGAAGCCCAGATATATGGTCTGGCGCGAGACCATAAGCTCCACTTCAAGTTTGGGCTTTCGAATCGAGGGGATGCGCTTCGAGGATGGCTCCATCGATAAGGGATTCAAGACCATGAAAAATGAGCAACAAATTGAGCAGGCGATAGCGCGCTACGCTCGCTTGGATCGGATAAAATTGAAGTATCTCAAACGATTACATGATCTCAGGGAGGCATTGATGAAATCAAAATTCTTCTCCACTCATGAAGTCATTGGAAGCTCGTTGCTGTTCATTCACAACGACACTGACGCTAATATCTGGCTGATTGATTTCGCTAAAACCGACACATTGCCAGCCAATACCATGGTAACTCACCGCAAGAAATGGGAACTCGGCAACCACGAGGACGGTTACTTGGTTGGCATTGAAAATCTCATTCGCATTTTCGAACAATTAATCTCACGTACAAACGATCTTAGAGCCACCGAGTCTGCGGCAACCCTAGAGggtcagcagcagcagcaacaacaacaacaacaacagccgCCGCCGCCCATCAGCCAGGGCCGGCGCCCAATCAAGCCCCAGATGTCCAGGTTGACCTGCCTGGCGTATGGTCGCTAG